Proteins encoded in a region of the Nicotiana tomentosiformis chromosome 9, ASM39032v3, whole genome shotgun sequence genome:
- the LOC104104831 gene encoding glycine-rich protein-like codes for MGSKAFLFLGLCLAIFIMISSEVLARELSETSTTSEEDSKKSDNKNEVHEAQYGGGYPGGGYPGGGYPGGGYPGGGRGGGGYPGGGRGGYPGGGRGGGRGGYCRYGCCGRRNYYGCSRCCYYKGEAMDKVTEGKPQH; via the exons atgggttCCAAGGCATTTCTGTTTCTTGGCctttgtttggccatttttataaTGATAAGCTCTGAGGTTTTAGCTAGGGAGTTGTCTGAGACTTCCACCACTTCAGAAGAGGACT CAAAGAAATCCGATAACAAGAATGAAGTGCATGAAGCTCAATATGGTGGCGGATACCCCGGTGGTGGCTACCCTGGCGGTGGATACCCTGGCGGCGGATACCCTGGTGGCGGCCGTGGTGGCGGTGGATACCCTGGTGGCGGCCGTGGTGGATACCCAGGTGGCGGCCGCGGTGGTGGACGTGGAGGATACTGCCGCTATGGTTGTTGCGGCCGCCGCAATTACTACGGCTGCAGCAGGTGTTGCTACTACAAAGGTGAGGCCATGGATAAAGTGACTGAAGGGAAGCCTCAACACTGA